Part of the Chrysiogenia bacterium genome, ATTGCCTCCATGCACGCCGGCGCCGATACGAACGCCGGGCAGGCCGTGCTGCGCGCCGCAACCAAGTGGCGAAAGCCCGGCCCCTGCACCGTCATTCCAACGGGCCAGCAGATGGCGCTGCACGAAGCGGTCATGGTCAACAGCGCGTTTTCCATGGCGCTCGACTACGACGACTACCTCTATATGGGACACACCGGGCACTCGGCCGTCCTGGGCGCCTGGGCCATCTGCGAGGAAGAGCGGCTCTCGACCAGGGAGCTCATCACCGCACAGGTCATCGCCAACGAAATCGGCGGGCGCGTGGGCGCAAGCGCCGTGCTGGGCCCCCAGAACGGACAGGCCTGGAGCTTCATCCACGCAGTCGAGGGTGCGGCGCTGGCCTCGCGGCTCTATGGGCTTAGCGTCGAGCAGACCGCCCACGCTATTGCCATCGCCATGTACCAGCCGACCTTTACGTTGTGGCCGGGCTTCATGGGCCCCACCAGCAAGGTGCTCACCGCCGCCGGACCGACCATCACCGGCATTCAGGCCGCCCAGTTCGCCCGTGAGGGGCTGACAGGCGCGCCCGAAATTTTCGAACACCCGCGCAAGGGCTTCTGGAAGTTCTTCACCTTTGTCCCTCTCCCCAAGATGCTCACGGGCCTTGGAGAGTCCTGGGTGAGCGACACGCTGGCCTACAAGAAGTATCCGGGCTGCGCCTACATCGATACGACCATGGACGCGCTCTTCGATGTGCTCGGCCAGTATCACGAGAGGCACGACCGCGCGCTCGGCGCCGCCGATGTAAAAAGCATCGATGTCACCGCGAGTTTACTCTCGGTGGAGATGGACAATCTCTCGGCTGAGCACGTCGACGAGAGCCAGCCCCTCTCACCGGTAAACATCAACTTCTCC contains:
- a CDS encoding MmgE/PrpD family protein codes for the protein MSTVAQQLAEWICSVRYEDIPERVLEKTRYQTLSVIASMHAGADTNAGQAVLRAATKWRKPGPCTVIPTGQQMALHEAVMVNSAFSMALDYDDYLYMGHTGHSAVLGAWAICEEERLSTRELITAQVIANEIGGRVGASAVLGPQNGQAWSFIHAVEGAALASRLYGLSVEQTAHAIAIAMYQPTFTLWPGFMGPTSKVLTAAGPTITGIQAAQFAREGLTGAPEIFEHPRKGFWKFFTFVPLPKMLTGLGESWVSDTLAYKKYPGCAYIDTTMDALFDVLGQYHERHDRALGAADVKSIDVTASLLSVEMDNLSAEHVDESQPLSPVNINFSIGFNVAIGILGGAHTGAQMSQDFLDANDKEIRRLSAMTKLHHDWEMTTRVAGAFDKVLGRSSVLGQLSARELVRVARGYQSELGGRKKNSADFGALIRRHGGDLLRQVRELPRRMSRVRARAADNGGADLGGVDFSKFEMTFPARVTIETKSGESFTARKDVPLGVSARKDYRETVEQKFRTETAAQLGETQVENALTRLRRFEDERLQELTKYFCQP